CACAAGCGCGCCGGTCAGCGCAAAGATCAGCACTGAAGCGTAATCGAGCAGGATGAGCGCGCTCATCCTTTGGCCTTGCTTGGCTTGTAGGGGGCCATACCAGCGCGGGCCAGTTCATCGGCGCGCTCGTTCTCGGGGTGGCCTGCATGGCCCTTGACCCATTCCCATGTGACGGTGTGGCGTTTCTGCGCCTCGTCCAGCCGTTGCCAAAGCTCGACATTCTTGACCGGCTTTTTGTCGGCGGTGCGCCAGCCGTTGCGTTTCCAGCCGTGCATCCAGCCGGTCACACCATTTTTGACATAGGCGCTGTCGGTGACGATGGTGATGGTTGAGGGGCGCGACAGCGCCTCAAGCGCGGCAATGGCGGCCCAAAGCTCCATCCGGTTGTTGGTGGTATCGGCCTCGCCCCCCGAGAGTTCGCGCTCCTTGAGAATGGCGTCGCCGTCGATGGCGCGCATCAGCACCCCCCAGCCACCGGGGCCGGGATTGCCGGAACAGGCCCCGTCAGTATAGGCGAAAAGCGCGGGCATCAGAGCAACACCCCCACCGCAAGGCAGCCGATCACCACCGCCGTTAGCAGCACCCGCAACGCCATCCACCAAGGCGGGGTGAGGCCCCATCGCCAGAATTGCCAATCCAGCGCCAAAAGGCCTGCAAAACCGAAGATGAGGCTTGTTCCCGCCGAGGTTGGCCCGCCGCCGGTCATGAAAAACGCCCAAAGGGCCGGAATGACCGAAAGGCCATAGCAGATGCTTGCCATCGTGCCCGTCGCCCGCGTGGCGAAACCCCAGAGCACGCCCGACATGAACGACAGGATCACCGCGCCGTAAAAAAGCATCACATAGGGTCCGGCAAAGCGCGGCCCGATGGTCTGCACGGTCCAGAGGCCGAGGTCGGGCAGGACCACGGTCAGTGCCCCCCAGAGAAAGGGCAAGAGGCCGGCAAGGCCAAGAAAGAGCGGGGCGCGGGGTATCATCTGCATGGCGCGCAAAATGACCCGAGGGGCGCGCAGAGACAAGGGGGAAAGCCGTGCATTCGCGTTCCATGCGCCGCTTCTTTGCCTCTCACGAAGGGCTGGACCGATGCGGGCAACGTGATAGGTAAAGCGCATGACCCACACTCCCACCTTGGCCCCAGCCACCCCCGCTTTCATCGACGCGCTGCGCGCGCGCCTGCCCGCGCCCGTGTTCCGCGAGGCCACGCCCGGCTATTTTGAGGAGCCGCGCGGTCGCTGGCAGGGGCAGGGCGTGGTTCTGGCCCCCGGCAACACCGAAGACGTGGCCGAGATTGTCCGTGCCTGTGCCGCTGCGCGCGTGCCGGTGGTGCCCTATGGCGGCGGCACCGGCCTTGTGGGGGGGCAGATCGCCCCCGGTGGCCCGACGCCGGTGATCCTGAGCCTTGAGCGGATGCGCGCGGTGCGCGGCATTTATCCGGCGGAAAACGTGATCGTGGTCGAGGCAGGGGCGATCCTGCAAGATATCCATACCGCCGCCGCCGAAGTGGACCGGCTCTTCCCGCTCAGCATCGCCGCCAAGGGATCGGCGCGGATCGGCGGCAACCTTGCCACCAATGCGGGCGGCGTCAATGTGCTGCGCTATGGCAATGCGCGCGATTTGTGTCTGGGGCTAGAGGCGGTGATGCCCGATGGGCGCATCTGGAATGGTCTGAAACGCCTGCGCAAGGACAACACAGGCTATGATCTGCGCAACCTTCTGATCGGGTCCGAGGGGACCTTGGGGGTGATCACTGCTGCGGCGCTCAAGCTTTCACCGCGCCCCATGGGCGAGGGCACGGCGCTGATGGTGGTCGAGGGACCGCGCGCCGCGCTTGACCTTTTGGCGCTGGCGCGTGCGCGCATCGGCGAGGGGGTCAGCGCGTTCGAGATCATGCACCGAGCCGGGCTCGAGTTTCTGGCCGAGACCTTGCCCGATATCCGCCAGCCTTTTGCCAAGATGCCTGAATGGTTCGTGCTGATCGACGTGGGGCTTGCCAGTGGGCTTGATCCGGCGGCGGTGTTGGAGGGATTATTCGCCGAGGCGTTCGAGGCTGGGCTGGTCAGCGACGGCATGATCGCGCAATCCGAAACCCAGCGGCATCAGTTCTGGGAGGTGCGTGAGCAAATTCCAGAGGCCAACCGGCGCATCGGATCCATCAGTTCGCATGACATTTCGCTGCCGATGTCGCTGATCCCCGATTTTATCGTGCAGGCGAATGCGGTGATCGCTGGGATCGGCGCGTTCCGGATCAACTGTTTTGGGCATCTGGGCGATGGCAACCTGCATTACAACGTCTTTCCCATGCCGGGGCGGGGACGTGCGGATCATGTGGCGGAGCGCGACGAGATCAAGCGTGCGGTGCATGATCTGGTGCATGAGATGGGCGGATCGGTAAGCGCCGAACATGGCATCGGGCGGCTCAAGGTCGAGGATCTGGAGCGCTATGGTGATCCGGTGAAATTGGACGCGATGCGCGCGATCAAGACGGCGCTCGATCCTCTGGGAATCATGAATCCGGGGGCGGTGCTGCGGGGTTAACCCGTGCTGCTGCCTATGCGTCGCCGTCAGAGCGCCCGGGCCAGAGCGGATGCGCCACCGGGTCCTTGGCCTGCCAGAAATACGCGGCGAAAATCTGGGCGTAGGAGCGATAGACATAGCCATCGTTGCGCCGCAGGTAATGGTCGCGCCGCGCCGCATAGAGCGCGGGCAGGCGATACCATGCCACCTCGGGGTGCATATGATGCACCACATGCAGGTTGTTATTGAGGAAAATCCACGCCAAGGGGCCGCGATCCTCGATCAGTACGGTACGGCCGCTGGCGCGCAGATGGGCGCGATGCTCTAGAAAGGTGCGGATTTTCAGGATCGCCAAGCCCAGCCAGACCGCCAGCAGATAGGCCCAGACCGGCATCGGCACAATCCACAGCCAAGCCAGCACCAGCGCCACCGCCGGGATATGCCAGAGCCAAGCATCGCGCACGGCACGGTCGCCTGTCTTGATCGCCTGCCAATCGCTGCGCAGAAAAGAGATCTGCGCCACCATTGGCCCGATCAGCATCCGCCCCGCCAGCGTGTTGTTGAACCGCAGCACCGCCCGCACCCAACCCGGCAGCCGCACCCAGACAGTCGGATCAAGGTAATTCGCCTCGGGGTCATCATAGGGGTCGGTGAGAAATTCGTCGCGGTGATGCGCAAGATGGGTGTCGCGGAACCTTGCATAGGGGATAGCAAGGCAGAGGGCGGGAAAGACCAGCGTTTCATTCAGGCGCTGAGAGCGGAACGGGTGCCCGTGCAGCGCCTCATGGCAGAGCGAGGAATGAAGGGCGATGGCGAGGCCGGTGACGACAATGCCAAGCGGCAACGCGAGGGCCGACGCCGCAGTGGTGCCAAAGATCCACATCGCGTAGCAGAGCGCCAGCAGGCCAAGCGTGGGCCATTCAACGCGAGCCGCCTGCCGCGTCTTGGGCGGCTGTCTGCCTGCTTCGGGGCGCGCGTTCAGCTGCGATGGGGCGTGCATTCTGGGTCCTTTTGATGTGCATCTTCCTCTGACAGTCGTTTCAATCTTCTGAGTGCGCCATTTCGGAAATGGTTAACATTTCTCCGCAACTGTGATTATAGTCACCGCATGTCCAAAAAAATCGACAAACGCCTGCGGGCCACCCTGTTTCGAAACCGGCTGACCGAGGCGATGCGCCGTCGGGGCAGCAATCAGAGCATTTTGGCGCGGGCGATTGAGGTGGATCGCTCGACCGTGTCGCAATTGCTCAAGGGCGATGCTGCGCGGCTGCCCAATGCGCAGGTGGTGGGGGAATGCGCCTCGGCGCTAGGGGTCTCTGCCGATTGGCTGTTGGGCCTGACCGACCGACCCGAAACCGCCGCCGATATGCTGGCCAACACGCTGTCGTTGACCGAGGCCCCACGCGCCCTTGTCGATGAACAGATTTTCGCGTGGCACAAGGAGGCGGCGGGATACAAAATCCGCCATGTGCCGGCCGCGCTGCCCGATATGCTCAAGACCCGCGCAATGCTGGAATGGGAATATGCGCCGCATCTGGGCCGTTCCACCGATCAGGCGATTGGCGCATCAGAGGATCGCATGGCCTGGATGCGGGCGGCGCGGTCGGATTACGAGATTGCTTTGCCGCTGTATGAGATCGAGAGTTTCGCGCGCGGCGAGGGCTATTATCGCGGGTTGCCCGCAGATCTGCGCCGCGCGCAGCTTGATCACCTGATTGCCACGACGACGCAGCTCTATCCGCGCCTGCGGCTTTATCTCTTTGACGCGCGGCGGGTTTATTCCGCGCCGATCACGCTTTTTGGGCCGCTGCTGGCGGTGCTCTATCTTGGGCGCAACTATATGGTGTTTCGCGACACCGAACGTATCGAGGCGATCACGTTACATTTCGACGGGCTGGTGCGCGAGGCAGGGGTGACGGCGCGGGAGATCCCCGCGCATCTGCGCGCGTTGCGTGACGGGCTGGTGCGATAGCGGCGCTATCGCGTTACCGCGTGCGACGGGGCAGGGTGGCGTTGTCTTCGGCCTCGGCGCGGGCCGCGTGCAGGGCGCGGCGGCTAAGGTCCGCGCGCTCTTGCAGGATCTGCTGGCGGCGTTGGTGCTGCGAGAAGTCCTGTTCCACGGCGGCGCGCTCTTGCCGCGTGCGGGCCATCTGACTGCGCGTCGCCTCAAGCTGCTGCACCAGGGTGCGCCCCATGAAATGCGCCGTGCTCAGTTGGCCGGGGGTCATCGGCTCGGCCGGGGCCTGTGCGCTCTGGTCGAGCATTTGACCCAGTCGGTCGGCCATGTCGAATTGCTGCATTTCCTGCCGCCGCAAATGGCCAAGCTGCATGGAGAGGTGCCCCAACTCGCGGTTTTCCTGCCGGGCCATCAGGGTCAGCAGGCGGTGCTGGCGCGCGCTCATGCGGCACCGCCTGTCAGCGCGCAAAGGGCGCTGATGCTGTCCTCAAGGCTGGCGGGTTCATGGATATCCTGCCGGATAAAGGCCTCGATCCGGGGCCAGAGGGTGACGGCCTCGTCAAGCGTGGCGTCTTGGCCGGGGGAATAGGCACCCATGAGCATCATGTCGCGGTTCTCCATATACAGGGCAATGAGGCGGCGCAGGCGCATGGCGGCTGCGTGGTGGGGTTTCTCGGCGATGTCCTTCATCACACGGCTCACCGATTGGGTGAGGTCGATGGCGGGATAGATGCCCATCTGCGCCTGATTGCGCGAAAGCACGAAATGCCCGTCGAGAATGGCGCGGGCCGTGTCCACAACGGGATCGTTGGTGGTGTCGTCGCCATCGGCCAGAATGGTATAGAACGCGGTGATGCTGCCCTGACCGGGCAGGCCCGGACCGGCGCGCTCGATCAGGCCGGGGATCATCGAGATGACAGAGGGCGTATAGCCCTTGGCGGTGGGTTGCTCGCCCAATGCCAGACCGATTTCGCGGCGGGCATGCGCCACGCGCGTGAGGCTGTCCATGATCAGCATGACCTGCTTGCCCTGATCGCGGAAATATTCGGCAATCGCGGTGGCGCGATGTGCCGCGCGCAGCCGCAGAAGCGGCGAGCGGTCGGCGGGCACGGCGACGACACAGGTCTTGGCGCGGTTCTCACCGGTCATGACCTTGGAGACGAAATCGCCCACTTCGCGGGCGCGTTCCCCGATCAACCCAACGACAATCACATCGGCAGAGGTGTAGCGGGTCATCATTTCGATGAGCACGGATTTACCGACGCCCGAGCCTGCGATGATGCCCACGCGCTGACCGCGCCCGACGGTGAGGGCGGCGTTGATCACGCGCACGCCAACATCAAGCGGGGCATCGACGGGCTGGCGCGCAAGCGGGTTTTGTTCGCGGCCCGAGAGCGGGCGGGTTTCCGGGCAATCGGGCGGACCATAGCCGTCAAGCGGCGCGCCTTCCGCATCAAGCACGCGGCCCAAGAGGGCGTCGCCCATGGCGGCGTTGTGACCGCCGCGCATCTTGTGCACCTGACAGCCATGGGTGATGCGCGCACCGGGTTGATCGAGAAAGAGCAGGTTGCGGCCATTGGCAAAGCCCACGATTTCGCCGGTGGCGCCCTTGCCATCCTCGGTGTCTATGTGGCAGCGCGTGCCGGGGCTGGCAGGAAAGCCCGCACATTCGAGGATGAGACCATCATAGCGCAGCACCTGACCTGAATAGCCGGGGGGCGGCACCTCGGTCATGGCCTCGGTGGCCTGTGCGAGACGCGCCAGAAGATCGGTCATGCCAGCCCCCCGTCGCGTTCGGCGATCACATCGGAGAAGGTGATATCTTCCATGCGAATGCGCAGATCCCCGCGCCCCAAGGTGGTGTCGGGCGACAGCCGCCCCTTGGCCAATGGGCTAAAATCCTTGATATGCGGTTTGATCGCCATAAGGTCGGCGGGGTTCATCAACACGACGGTATTCTCGGCCCCGGCGGCGATTTGATGGGTGATCTTTTCGATACGGCGCAGAAAGGGGCGGGGGGCCTCGTCGATTTTCTGCCCGGCCCGTTGGGTGGCCAATTGGCGCACGGCCAGTTCCAGTTTGGTGCTCAGGTCTGCCAAACGTTCGTTTTCGGCGCTGGTGAGGCGGGTGATCGCGGCAGTGAAAGCATCGCGCGTTTCAGCGATATCCTGCGCGGCGGTGGCGCGCGCCTCTTCCAGTGCTTCGGCGCGGGCGGCGGCGCGGGCGGCCTCGATGTCCTGCAGGGCGGCGGCGTGGCCTTCGGCCCAAGCGACACGGCGCTCGGCCTCGATGTCAAAAGTGGCCGGGGGTGGCGCAGGGGTGAAGCTGGCGGTGGGTTTCTCTTCGGGCGTTGCGGTGACAGGCGCGGGCTCTGCCTCTGGCGCGGGCGCGCGCAGGGGGCGCACCACGGTCTGCGGGGCAAAGCTGCTCTCGGCTTGCGTTTCAGGGATGGCAGGATCGCGGCGCTGGAATTGCTGCGAAGAGCGGCGCACCAGCGCCAGCAGATCCTCGGGCGTAAGTGCGCCGGGCGCGGGGGGAAGGTCAGGGGCAGGCATGGCGGTCATGGTCTCAGACCATCTTTTCGCCGCCGCGTCCGGCGAGCGTGATCTTACCCTCGTCCGACAGACGACGGGCGACGGTGATGACCTGTTTCTGGGCCTCTTGCACCTGGCTCAGGCGTACGGGGCCCATGGCCTCCATCTCGTCCATTATATTGGCGGCGGCGCGGGCCGAAACACAGCCCAAGAGCTTGTCGCGCAGGGTTGGGTTGGACCCTTTGAGGGCGAGGATCAGAATCTCGCTGTCGATCTCGCGCAGCACGGTTTGCAGGGCGCGTTCGTCGGATTTGATGAGGTAATCGAACACGAAAAGATTGTCCTGAATATCCTCGGAGAGCGATTTGTCATCCTTGCGGATGTCTTTCATAATCCGCTCTTCCATGTCCTGACGGGTGAAGTTCATGATCCGTGCGGCGGCCTTGACCCCGCCAATCTGCGAGGCGCGCAGTGTGGTGTTGGCCTTGAACTTGGCGCGCATCACCTCTTCGAGGTCGCGCAGCGCCTCGGGTTGTACGGTGTTGAGCGTGGCGATGCGGCGGATGATTTCGGGCTGTGCCTCGGGGGGCAGCAGCTTGAGCACTTCGGCACCTTGGGCATAGTCGAGCGAGGCGATGACCAGCGCCATGATCTGCGGATGTTCATCCTGAATAAGCTCGGCCACGGCAGAGGGGTCCATCCAGTCAAGGATTTCGATCGGGCGTTCGCTGTTGGAGGGCACGATGCGCGAAAGCACAGATTGCGCCTTATGGGCGCCAAGCGCCTGATCAAGCACTTGCCGCACGTAATTGCCCGCACCGATTCCGATGCCGGTCTGGTTGCTGACCAGCCCCAGAAACTCGTTGAGCACGGCATCAACCGTGTCGTGATCGACGCCCTGCACGGTGAACATGGCCTCGCCCAGAACCTGCACTTCGGAGGGGGAAAGGGCGCGCAGGATTTGTGCGGCGGTTTCCTCACCAAAGATCATCATAAGGATGGCGGCCTTTTGCACCGGGGTCAGGTCCGCGCCGGGGCGCGTGCCAGAGGGGGCAGGGAGCGCGAGGGTCATGGCCGGTCCTCACCAGTGGGGGTGATCATGGATTTGAAGACGCCCGCGATGCGATTGGTCTCGGACCCAGCCATCTGGCGGAGGAGGTCGATCTTTTCCTCATAGGTGATGGCACCGTTGAGGTCCTCGGCATTCGGGGCGGCGGTTTCAAGGCGCTGGCGCAGGGCTGACAGGCTCTCGCCACGGGGTACTTCGATGGCATCGCCATAGGTCATGCCAGTGGCGGCAGTAGCGCCGACGGGGGGCAGCAGGCGATTGAGGATCGGGCGCACGACACCCAGCACGATGATGCCAAAGAGCGCCAGTTGAGCAAGCGTGCGCCCCAGCGTCGGCAGCCAAGCCGCGTCATACCACCGCTCTGCCGAAATGACGGAGGGGGCCACCACAAACGGGGCGCTGGCCACGGTGACGATATCGCCACGCTCTGCGTTATAGCCGATGGCGGAGCGGGTCAGCGCCTCGATTTCCGCGAGGGGCACGGCCTCGGGGGCGGCGGAGGTGGCTTCACCCTCGGCAGGGGCGGCGGGGGTCGGCAGGCGGTGCAAAAGCACGGCGGCATGCACGCGGTTGATCTGAGCGGTCTGCGGCTGGCGGGTTTCCACCCGGCGGCTGACCTCGTAATTGCGGGTCGAGGAGGTGGCGCTGTTGGTGGTGCCGCTCTTGGCACCTTGGGTGGCGGCCTCGGCCATTTGCGCCTCATTCGGGGGCGTGTTGGCCACGGCACCGGGAATGCCGCCCGCCTGCGCGCCGCTGGTTTGCTGGCTGCTGCTTTGCTCGCTGCGCAGGGCGGTGTCGGGCAGGTATTCTTCGCTGGTGATCTCGGAGCGGGTGAAATCCATATCGAGTGTTACTTCGACGGCGGCATTGCCCGCGCCCACGATGGGGGTGAGCAGCGACAGCACGCGGTCGCGGTAGAGGGTTTCAAGCCGGCGCTGGTGCTGCATCTGGCGGTCCGCTTCGGCCTGCACCGGGTCTTCTTCGGGGCTGGTCAACAGCGTGCCAGTCTGATCCACGACCGAGACATTGCCGCGCGGCATATCGGGCACGGCGGCGGCAACGAGACTGACAATGGCGCGCACCTGTGCTTGGTCCAGGGCCATGCCCGGGGCGAGTTCGAGAAACACAGAGGCGCGGGGCGGCTGGCTGTCGCGGACAAAGGCGCTGCGCTCGGGCAGGGCAAGGTGCACGCGTGCGGCGCGCACTGGCCGCAATTCCTGGATCGATCGGGCAAGGTCGAGTTCCTGCATCCGGCGCAGGCGCGCGGATTCGATCTGGCGCGAGGTGCCCATGGGCATTTCGTCAATGGCCGACATGCCGTCGGTCGCCCCTTCGGGCAAACCTTGGGTGGCCAAGAGCATACGGGCGCTGTGAAACTGGTCAGCGGCCACGGTAAGCGCGCCGGAAGAGGGATCAAGCCGGGCGTCCATGCCAGCCGCAGTCAGCGCGTCGAGGGCCAGGGATTTTTCCGCTTCGGGCAGACCCGCGTGAAGGGTCACGCGGTTGGCGGGGGCCAAAAGTAGCCACGCGGCCAGACCAAGGGTCACGACCAACAGCACGCCAATCGCGGGCAGGGCACGGCGCAGGGCAGGCTGGGCGATGAACCCATCCATGCCCGAGAGCGCAAGGCGCGCCCGTTGCACAAGCGAGGTGGCGCCAGCCTGTGCCGGGAGGGTGGTTTGCTGTCCGTCCATAGTCTCTACTTCCGTGGTTCTAGTCTGGGCCTCAGACCGGCATATTCATGATGTCGCGATAGGCGGTGAGCGCCTTGTTGCGGACCTGCATCGTCATCTGAAACCCCAGCGATGCGACCTGTTGCTCGACCATGACGGCGGCGAGGTTTTCGGTCCGCCCGGTTTCGAAATCGCGGGCGGCCTGCGAGGCCTTGCTTTGCTGGGTGTTCACGCTCTCGACCGCCTTGCCCAGCCGTTCAGCAAAGCCCGGCCCCTGCGCGTCGGCCATGGCGGTCGGGCGCTGAATAGGGTCAGGGCGTGCTGCCGCCTGCGAGGCGTGCATCATGCTGACGGAAGAGGAGATGCCGGTCAGGCTCATGTCAGGTCAGGATCAGGCGGCAAGAGAGGTGGGAAGGGCTGCGGGACGCGAGCGTGTCAAAGAGGTGGGGCGGGCAACGAGCATGATATGTTCGGGTGCAATCACCATGCCATCGGCGAGCACCAGCGCGCGCTGCATCACGTTTTCCAACTCGCGTACATTGCCGGGCCAGGCGTGACCGGCGAGGATGTCGCAGGCCTCGGGCGACAAAAGCGGCGTGGGCAGGCCCTCGGGTGTGTGGCGGCGCAGCATGGCCTGCGCCAACACCGGCACATCCTGCGGACGGGCGCAGAGGGCCAGCGTTTCCAAGGGGAACACGTTGAGGCGGTAGTAGAGGTCTTCGCGGAAGGCCCCGCGTGCAATTTCGGCCTCCATATCGCGGTTGGAGGTGGCAAGGATGCGGACATCAACCTGAGCTTCGGTCTGGCTACCGAGCGGGGTCACGACCTTTTCCTGAATGACGCGCAGGAGTTTGGCCTGAAGCGCCATCGGCATTTCGGAAATCTCGTCAAGGAGCAGCGTGCCGCCGTCGGCGGCGCGCAGATAACCTTTGTTGGCGGTGTTGGCCCCGGTGAAGGCCCCTTTTTCATGACCAAAGAGCAGCGCTTCGAGCATGTTCTCGGGGATGGCGGCGCAGTTGATGGCGACAAACGGTTTGTCGGCGCGCGGCGAGGCCTGATGGATCAGGCGCGAGAGCACCTCTTTGCCGCTGCCGGTGGGGCCGTTGATAAAGACGCTGACGTCAAAGCGAGCGACGCGGCGGGCCATGTCGATCAGCGCGCCAGAGTTCGGGTCGGCGGCGACCATGGTGCCGAACGGAGCAGCCAAGAGATCGGCCACTGCCATCAAGGCGGCATCGCGCAGCGCGGGCAGGCCGCTATCGGGCAGCGATACGGTCAGCATGCGTCCGCCCAGATCCTCGCGCAGAGCAAATTCTGCGGCCTGACCTTCGATCACCACGATCCGTTTCGCCCCCAGCTTGCGGGCCAGTTCCACCAGCGCGCGCTGGTCGGTCACGGGCGCCCCCTGCACCAAGGTGTGACAGGTGGGCTGATAGCCGATGCGAACATTCAGACGACGCCCGTCGAGCAGGGCCTTGAGGGCTTGTGCCTGAGGGAAATTCGCGGCGGTGATGCAGATGTCGGCCATGGGAAACCTCGTTGATTGCGATATGAAAACTGTAAGCAGGGATCGTGCCACGCGGGATTTGGGGGCAATTCACCCCCGGAATTGCCCAAAGTCGCGATTTTGTGGGGAAATTTCGGTCCCAGGACCCTGAAAACGTCGCAACTCCGACGAAAACGCGAGGTGTCGACTGTCACGTGTCGAGGCTTCGTCATTCGGGCAGAGATGCGGCGCTGTCCTTTGGATCATGTTGCGCTTTCAGCGTCGGATCGCGCCAAAAGCGAGCGGGCACGCACCAAAGATACTCGCGAGATATGTCGTCTGGGCGCTCACATTTTTGGGCAGGGGTCCGTTTGGGAACTCAGAAGAGCTCAACTGGTAGGCAACAATGTTATCGAAAACGTATCATCTCAAGTTTCCAAGCCTCGATGCGGCACAGATCGCGGCCCCTTTCATCACGGAGATTCTGGGGAATGCGATTCCGGAATGCCGTATCTCAGGCCTGACCGTCATGATCGGCAAGGAGGGGGACATTTCCGTCAACCTGTTCTTCCCGAGTATCGCGGATCTCAAGAACTTCGAAAAGAAACATGGGGGCTTCATCCAGACGATGAAGAAAACCTTTCTCTTTCGATCTACCGGGTTCGAGGGGGTCTGTATTTTCAATTTCGATGGGAACGCCGAAGATGCCGCCTGAGCGCGGGATTTAGTCTGGCACGCCGGTTGCATCGGCGCATGCAGATGTCACCGGCTAGCAGGCCGACAGATTGAGAAAGACCTGATCACATGGCGAGTGTGTTCCCAAACAAGCTGTGTCCTGAACGAGGGCCGCAGGCATGACGGCGCGTGCAGAGCAGGTGCCCGAGCAGGCCTCTGGCGGGGCGTTGCTTCGCGTCTCGTCGGACAAGATCGGGCGATTGATGGACCTCGTGGGCGAGTTGTCGCTGTCGGTGTCTGAAACCATCAACGCGCCGGAACTGGCCAATCTCGACCTTGTGGGGTTCGAGGCGGCGGCACATCGGCTGTCGATGATCGTGGGCGAGGTGCAGGATGCCGCAAGCGAATTGCGGCTGGTTCCGGTGGATGAGGTGTTTCGCAGGCTCAAGCGCATGGTGCGCGAATTGCAGCGTGAAACCGGCAAGCAGATCGACCTTGAGATGCGTGGCGAGGATACATCCATCGACAAGCTGGTAGCGGACCGTCTGTATGATCCGTTGCTGCATGTGGTGCGCAATTCCGCCGATCACGGACTAGAGCCGCCGGCCGAGCGCGAGGCGGCGGGCAAATCGCCTGCGGGCCGCATAATCCTGTCTGCCGCTCAGGTGGGCAGCGAGGTGCGTATTCAGGTGATCGACGACGGGCGCGGGCTGAACCGGGGTAAGATCCTGGCCAAGGCGCGCGAGCGGGGTCTCTTTGGCCCGACCGAAGAGCCTGAAGATGCCGCCGTTTGGAAGGTGATCTTTGAGCCCGGTTTTTCGACTGCCGAAGCCGTGACAACCCTATCTGGGCGCGGTGTGGGTATGGATGTGCTCAACACCACCATGAAAGATTTGCGGGGGCGGATCGGGGTCCAGAGCGAAGAAGGCAAGGGCACGACCGTGTCGCTGCATATTCCGGTGTCTTTGGCCTTTCTCGATAGCGTGATCCTGCGGCTGGGCACGCAGCTTTATTGTGTGCCCATCGACGATATCGCCGAGATCGTCAAACCGGGTCTCGGGGATCACCTGGCCCTGTCCGCCGAGGGCGGATGCGAGATGTTGCGACAGCGCGACCGGTTCATTCCGGTGTGCCGCCTTGAGAAGTTCTTTGACGGTATGCGTAGCGAATTGCCGCCGCTGTCAGAGATGGTGTTCATCGTGTTCGAGTCGACCTCTGGGCCGATTGCGGTGCCCGTTGATGAAATCCTTGACCGTCAGCAGGTGGTGATGAAGCCGCTTGAAGGCACGTTGACACGGGTGCGCGCGAGCTGGGGCTTTGCTCTCTTGTCCTCTGGCGAGGTGGCGATGGTGCTCGATTGCGAGCGACTGGCAAACGGGGGCGGGCGCTGATGCAGGTCTATGCGGATCAGGCCGGATTCGAGCAGTTGCGCGATTGGTTGAGCCGCCGCTGCGGGATCACCTTTGGTCCGTCCAAGGCTGATCTGCTGCGGCAGCGTATGGAGCGCGTGTTGCGGCGGTTTGATCTGCCCGATCTGAACCATCTCGCGCGCGAGTTGGACCGCGTCGGCGCGCAGGATCTACAGCTTGCGGTGCTGCACGCGGCCTCGATCAACCACACCTATTTCTTTCGCGAGATCGAGGTGTTGGATCAGTTCATGAACCTTGCCCTGCCCGAGTTGAAAGAGCGGCCTGAGTTCCGCTTTTGGTCGGCGGCCTGCTCGAGTGGCGAAGAAGCCTATACCGTCGGCATGATGCTGGCCGACCGGTTGGGGCCCGCGGCGCTGAACCGCACGCATATTCTGGGCA
The nucleotide sequence above comes from Roseovarius mucosus. Encoded proteins:
- a CDS encoding CheR family methyltransferase, whose protein sequence is MQVYADQAGFEQLRDWLSRRCGITFGPSKADLLRQRMERVLRRFDLPDLNHLARELDRVGAQDLQLAVLHAASINHTYFFREIEVLDQFMNLALPELKERPEFRFWSAACSSGEEAYTVGMMLADRLGPAALNRTHILGTDISDPMVERAELGIYSHRQFSQTDPMVLKRWFEPAGLDQYRVAPELRRACTFRRMNLKATPYPFNLPFQAVFCRNVLYYFDRADQVATVNALYDVVEPGGWLITSVTESVRQLGTLWEPVATGLYRRRS